In Pseudomonas sp. R76, one genomic interval encodes:
- the cynR gene encoding transcriptional regulator CynR, protein MLARHIQYFLAVAEHQGFTKAAAALHVSQPALSQQVRQLEESLGAQLFDRSGRQTRLTDAGEVYLRYALRAAQELQEGKRAIHDVGDLSRGTLRIAVTPTFTTYLVGPLAEAFHGRYPNITLNVREVAQEHMENQLLADELDVGIAFDEVHAQDIDASPLLVETLALVVGQQHPLAGEQAIGLEALNAESLILLSKEFATREQIDRYCNKHGIRPRVAMEANVIGALLEVVRRTTLSTLLPAAIARAHPQLVAIELGPQQLQRTAVLMQRKGAYQSAAARAFLALAKEVADGLALQAK, encoded by the coding sequence ATGCTGGCACGACATATCCAGTACTTCCTGGCCGTTGCTGAACACCAGGGCTTTACCAAAGCGGCGGCAGCCCTGCATGTCTCGCAGCCGGCGCTGTCGCAGCAAGTGCGGCAGCTGGAAGAGAGCCTCGGTGCACAGTTGTTTGATCGATCCGGGCGCCAGACGCGCCTGACCGATGCCGGTGAGGTGTACCTGCGCTATGCGCTGCGGGCGGCGCAGGAGCTGCAGGAAGGCAAGCGCGCGATTCATGATGTGGGCGACCTCAGCCGGGGCACGCTGCGGATTGCCGTCACACCGACCTTCACCACCTACCTGGTGGGGCCGCTGGCGGAAGCCTTTCATGGCCGCTATCCGAACATCACGCTGAACGTGCGTGAGGTCGCCCAGGAACACATGGAAAACCAACTGCTGGCGGACGAGTTGGATGTGGGCATTGCGTTTGATGAGGTGCACGCGCAAGACATCGACGCCTCGCCCCTGCTGGTGGAAACCCTCGCGCTGGTGGTCGGCCAACAGCATCCGCTGGCGGGAGAGCAGGCGATTGGGTTGGAGGCGCTGAATGCAGAATCGCTGATTCTGCTCAGTAAAGAATTCGCCACCCGCGAACAGATCGACCGCTACTGCAACAAACACGGGATCCGCCCACGCGTGGCGATGGAGGCCAATGTGATCGGCGCACTGCTTGAGGTGGTGCGCCGCACCACGCTGTCGACGCTGCTGCCCGCCGCGATTGCGCGGGCGCATCCGCAATTGGTGGCAATTGAGCTGGGGCCGCAGCAGTTGCAGCGCACGGCGGTGTTGATGCAACGCAAAGGGGCTTATCAGTCGGCGGCGGCGCGGGCGTTTTTGGCACTGGCCAAGGAAGTAGCCGACGGTCTGGCCTTACAGGCAAAATAG
- a CDS encoding DeoR/GlpR family DNA-binding transcription regulator — protein sequence MMLTQQRKQFLTERLRRDGQLLAKPISQELGVSEDTIRRDLREMAKAGLLMRVHGGALPASPAMGDMGVRQAILPTQKAAIGRAAAQLVQPGHVVILDGGTTSMQVARHLPLTLQATVITHSPSIAVALSEHLNIDVIMLGGRLFRHSMVGTGAATLEAIGRIRADLYFMGVCSVHPTAGLSTGDYEEAVIKRALCQVSAETLVLASSEKLATASPYIVVPLSEIAGLVVPVDVPEALLAPYRGMNLQVHRAE from the coding sequence ATGATGTTAACCCAGCAGCGCAAGCAGTTTTTAACCGAGCGTCTTCGTCGCGACGGTCAGCTCCTGGCCAAGCCCATCAGCCAGGAACTCGGCGTGTCCGAGGACACCATCCGACGTGATTTGCGCGAGATGGCCAAGGCTGGCCTGCTGATGCGAGTTCACGGCGGCGCCTTGCCGGCGTCCCCGGCGATGGGCGACATGGGCGTGCGGCAGGCGATCCTGCCCACACAAAAAGCCGCCATCGGCAGAGCCGCGGCGCAGTTGGTGCAGCCCGGGCACGTAGTCATACTCGACGGCGGCACCACCTCGATGCAGGTCGCGCGGCACTTGCCGCTGACACTCCAGGCCACCGTGATTACTCACAGCCCGTCAATCGCGGTGGCGCTCAGTGAGCACCTGAACATTGACGTGATCATGCTCGGCGGTCGGCTTTTCCGGCACTCGATGGTCGGCACCGGCGCAGCCACGCTGGAGGCCATCGGGCGCATTCGTGCCGACTTGTACTTCATGGGCGTTTGCAGTGTGCACCCGACTGCCGGGCTGTCGACTGGGGATTACGAAGAGGCCGTGATCAAGCGCGCGTTGTGCCAGGTGTCTGCGGAAACGCTGGTGCTGGCGTCCTCGGAGAAACTCGCGACGGCATCGCCCTACATCGTCGTGCCGCTGTCCGAGATTGCGGGGTTGGTGGTGCCGGTGGATGTGCCCGAAGCATTGCTGGCGCCTTATCGCGGGATGAACCTTCAGGTTCATCGGGCAGAGTAG
- a CDS encoding ADP-ribose pyrophosphatase has protein sequence MHNRTVRIVKQQTLSDNWYLLKKVDFELQRRDGSWQPQTREVYDRGDGATIGLYNRAKRTVILTRQFRIPAYVNGHDGYLIETAAGLLDNAGAEERIRLEAEEETGYRVQSVRKVYEAFMSPGSVTERLHFFVGEYHPEDRISDGGGLAHEGEDIEVLEMPFEQALAMIDDGRIMDGKTIILLQYLKNLLPPSPAMMILVAGPYRSGTGDDPAALAANVQAMQASAAALLHAGHFPLVAEWVALPLLQLAGSRGIGDEVYQAHFHEYAKTLLKRCDGVLRIGGPSEGADLMVEMAQQQGLAVFHGLDEVPAAESVMGS, from the coding sequence ATGCACAACCGCACCGTTCGAATCGTCAAACAACAGACCCTGTCGGATAACTGGTATCTGCTGAAAAAGGTCGACTTCGAGCTGCAACGCCGGGACGGCAGCTGGCAGCCGCAAACGCGTGAGGTCTATGACCGAGGCGATGGTGCCACGATCGGGCTCTACAACCGGGCGAAACGCACGGTCATCCTGACCCGGCAATTTCGCATCCCGGCCTACGTCAACGGGCATGATGGTTACTTGATTGAAACGGCGGCCGGGCTGCTGGATAACGCCGGGGCCGAGGAGCGGATTCGCCTGGAGGCCGAAGAGGAAACCGGTTACCGGGTCCAATCGGTGCGCAAGGTGTACGAAGCGTTCATGAGCCCCGGCTCGGTGACTGAGCGCCTGCATTTTTTTGTCGGTGAATACCACCCGGAGGACCGCATCAGCGACGGCGGCGGCCTGGCCCACGAAGGCGAAGACATCGAAGTGCTGGAGATGCCCTTTGAGCAGGCCCTGGCAATGATCGACGACGGTCGCATCATGGACGGCAAGACCATCATCCTGCTGCAATACCTCAAGAACCTGCTGCCGCCCTCGCCCGCCATGATGATTCTGGTGGCCGGCCCCTACCGCTCCGGCACTGGTGATGACCCCGCGGCCCTGGCCGCGAACGTGCAGGCCATGCAAGCAAGTGCCGCCGCCCTGTTGCACGCCGGGCACTTTCCACTGGTGGCCGAATGGGTGGCGTTACCGCTGCTGCAACTGGCCGGCTCACGCGGGATTGGTGACGAGGTGTACCAGGCGCATTTTCATGAATACGCCAAAACCCTGCTCAAGCGGTGCGACGGCGTACTGCGCATCGGCGGCCCTTCCGAGGGTGCGGACTTGATGGTGGAGATGGCTCAGCAGCAAGGGCTGGCGGTGTTTCATGGGTTGGACGAGGTGCCCGCGGCTGAATCCGTCATGGGGTCGTGA
- a CDS encoding DUF2986 domain-containing protein encodes MNRQKKLQQLFKAKAKKASAKLAPKSKDKYISKADRAKLEAEAEQASTTATDTPS; translated from the coding sequence ATGAATCGCCAGAAAAAACTGCAGCAGCTCTTTAAGGCCAAAGCGAAAAAGGCCAGCGCCAAATTGGCACCCAAGAGCAAAGACAAATACATCAGCAAAGCCGACCGCGCCAAACTTGAGGCCGAGGCTGAACAGGCGTCAACCACCGCCACCGACACGCCCAGCTGA
- a CDS encoding GlxA family transcriptional regulator, producing the protein MSVPVLFVLLPNVLMLDLAGPAEVLRLAAQVDDSMAVDFDLQYVSPVASLQTSIGLPLAGLAPLPQALAPGTLVVLVGSTSKVTKADRQAFEAASNTLTQWLKTVFAPSGERLVCVCAGALSAARAGLLDGRQCTTHHALCATLQAMAPKARVLENRLYVTDGPVSCSAGVTAGIDLMLHLVAELGGPRLACAVARDMVVYLRRSGADPQLSPWLAGRNHVHPAVHRVQDALTAAPCEAWTVTRMAGLAYTSSRHLARLFHEHVGISPLDYLHTLRLTLARELLVESSLDIETVAERAGFGSARHLRRIWGKYEAGTPSAGRVGGGG; encoded by the coding sequence GTGAGTGTACCGGTGCTGTTCGTGCTGTTGCCTAATGTGCTGATGCTCGACCTGGCGGGCCCGGCCGAAGTGCTGCGCCTCGCCGCCCAGGTCGATGACTCGATGGCCGTCGACTTCGATTTGCAGTACGTCAGCCCGGTAGCGTCCCTGCAAACGTCCATCGGCTTGCCCCTGGCGGGGTTGGCGCCGCTGCCGCAGGCCTTGGCCCCCGGCACGCTGGTGGTGTTGGTCGGCTCCACGTCGAAGGTCACCAAGGCTGATCGCCAGGCATTCGAGGCGGCGAGCAATACGCTGACCCAATGGCTTAAAACCGTGTTCGCACCTTCGGGTGAGCGTTTGGTGTGTGTATGCGCCGGTGCGCTGAGTGCCGCCCGCGCCGGGCTGCTCGACGGGCGCCAATGCACCACGCATCACGCGCTGTGCGCCACATTACAGGCCATGGCGCCCAAGGCCCGCGTGCTCGAAAACCGGCTCTACGTCACCGACGGCCCGGTCAGTTGCAGCGCCGGTGTGACCGCAGGCATCGACCTGATGCTGCACCTGGTCGCCGAGCTGGGCGGGCCACGATTGGCCTGCGCCGTCGCGCGCGACATGGTGGTGTACCTGCGTCGCAGCGGCGCCGATCCGCAGCTCTCGCCGTGGCTGGCCGGGCGCAACCACGTGCATCCGGCTGTGCACCGGGTTCAGGACGCCCTGACTGCTGCGCCGTGCGAGGCCTGGACCGTCACGCGCATGGCCGGCCTGGCTTACACCAGCAGCCGCCACCTGGCGCGACTGTTTCACGAACACGTCGGCATCAGCCCGCTGGATTATCTGCACACCCTGCGTTTAACCTTGGCGCGTGAATTACTGGTGGAATCGAGCCTGGATATTGAAACCGTCGCCGAGCGCGCCGGCTTTGGTTCGGCGCGGCACCTGCGGCGTATCTGGGGCAAATATGAAGCGGGGACGCCTTCAGCTGGGCGTGTCGGTGGCGGTGGTTGA
- a CDS encoding cysteine hydrolase family protein: protein MSRKALIVIDAQHSFRHSTYWSETDLPAYLEKQQALIDGCIQHGIPVIQVFHVEDEGHFSLASGNVRALSELSINPDLVIHKRFHSAFAGTPLAARLTEMGVTQVIISGIRTEQCCETTTRQASDSGLRVDFVSEATLTFAMTHARSGRVYTAAEIRERTELVLEERFARIVTVAQALED from the coding sequence ATGAGTCGCAAAGCCCTGATCGTTATCGACGCCCAGCATTCATTTCGCCATTCAACCTATTGGTCCGAAACTGACCTGCCGGCTTACCTGGAAAAACAGCAAGCGCTCATCGATGGCTGTATTCAACACGGCATCCCGGTGATACAAGTCTTCCATGTGGAAGACGAGGGGCATTTTTCCCTGGCCTCGGGCAATGTCAGGGCGTTGAGCGAATTGTCGATCAACCCTGACCTGGTCATTCATAAGCGCTTCCACAGCGCTTTCGCCGGCACGCCCCTGGCCGCGCGACTTACGGAGATGGGCGTGACCCAGGTGATCATCAGCGGCATTCGCACCGAGCAGTGCTGTGAAACCACCACGCGGCAGGCGTCGGACAGCGGCCTGCGCGTGGATTTCGTCAGCGAGGCGACGTTGACCTTCGCCATGACCCACGCGCGCAGCGGGCGGGTCTATACCGCCGCCGAGATTCGCGAGCGTACCGAATTGGTGCTGGAAGAACGCTTTGCGCGCATCGTCACGGTCGCACAGGCATTGGAGGATTGA
- a CDS encoding MFS transporter, producing the protein MSRMIATTVRTTSPTAVPTAAPTTAPTSAVGERNQTAQSSATRIAKRAAIAAATGTAVEYYEFGVYGFMATIIAPLFFPSDNAAAALLATLAVFGSAFLIRPLGGILLGRLADRIGRRKVLLSTVIGMGSATAMIGLLPTSAQVGIVAPILLVLIRLAQGFFAGGEVIGAAAFLAESSPKGRRGFYGAFTPVGVAIGGSMAAIICGITTGLVDAQQLQAWAWRIPFFLAIPLVIFSCIMRHNVEETPEFKAFLAVEKPPTAPVKEVLTQNLPAVLRVVVFAFAQNAGYYIGLVFMNIYLTTYLHFEKSRIYWVIAGVSLCMAALMPFWGGLSDRIGRKKALAIGFVGYAVLVIPMMVLMNNSSLFIAVIAFFVATLPMPVIQSVGYPTYAEQFPTRVRYTGMAISINLGAILGGGITPYIVTSLIGSTGNLLVPGFFMAGAAVCALIALTTLRETSQGELRR; encoded by the coding sequence ATGTCTCGAATGATCGCTACTACAGTCCGAACAACGTCTCCAACAGCAGTTCCAACAGCAGCCCCAACGACAGCCCCCACGAGCGCTGTTGGTGAGCGCAATCAAACCGCGCAAAGCAGTGCCACCAGGATCGCCAAGCGTGCCGCCATCGCCGCCGCTACCGGCACGGCGGTGGAGTATTACGAGTTCGGCGTGTACGGTTTTATGGCGACGATTATCGCGCCGTTATTCTTCCCCAGTGATAACGCCGCTGCCGCGCTGCTGGCCACGCTGGCGGTGTTTGGCAGTGCGTTTTTGATTCGGCCCTTGGGCGGTATTCTGCTGGGGCGGTTGGCCGACCGTATCGGGCGGCGCAAGGTGTTGCTGAGCACGGTGATCGGCATGGGCAGCGCGACGGCGATGATCGGCCTGCTACCCACGTCGGCCCAGGTGGGCATTGTCGCGCCGATTCTGCTGGTGCTGATTCGACTGGCCCAGGGCTTTTTCGCCGGCGGTGAGGTGATCGGTGCGGCCGCCTTCCTGGCCGAGTCTTCGCCCAAAGGCCGGCGCGGGTTCTACGGTGCTTTCACCCCGGTCGGCGTGGCGATTGGCGGGTCGATGGCGGCGATTATCTGCGGTATTACCACCGGGCTGGTGGACGCGCAGCAACTGCAAGCCTGGGCATGGCGTATACCGTTTTTCCTCGCCATTCCGCTGGTGATCTTCTCGTGCATCATGCGCCATAACGTCGAGGAAACGCCTGAGTTCAAAGCCTTTCTCGCGGTGGAAAAACCGCCCACGGCACCGGTCAAAGAGGTGCTCACGCAAAATCTGCCGGCGGTGCTGCGGGTGGTGGTGTTCGCCTTTGCGCAGAATGCCGGGTACTACATCGGCCTGGTGTTCATGAACATCTACCTGACCACCTACCTGCATTTCGAAAAATCCAGGATCTACTGGGTGATCGCCGGCGTCAGCCTGTGCATGGCCGCGCTCATGCCGTTCTGGGGCGGGCTGTCTGACCGCATCGGGCGCAAGAAAGCCCTGGCCATCGGCTTTGTCGGGTATGCGGTGCTGGTGATCCCGATGATGGTGCTGATGAACAACAGCAGCCTGTTCATCGCGGTCATCGCGTTTTTTGTCGCGACGCTGCCCATGCCGGTGATCCAGTCGGTGGGCTACCCGACGTATGCGGAACAGTTTCCCACTCGGGTTCGCTATACCGGCATGGCGATCAGCATCAACCTGGGCGCCATCCTGGGCGGCGGGATCACGCCGTACATCGTCACCTCGCTGATCGGCTCTACGGGCAACCTGCTGGTTCCAGGCTTTTTCATGGCTGGCGCGGCGGTGTGTGCGTTGATTGCGTTGACCACCTTGCGCGAAACCTCCCAGGGCGAGCTGCGCCGCTGA
- a CDS encoding biotin-dependent carboxyltransferase family protein yields MSIHVIRPGLFSSFQDSGRVGFQHWGVPVNGAMDQDAHALANLLVGNPTSAATLEMTVQGPVLCFQAQALIALAGADLGASLDGAELKPGQAVRVKPGTVLRFEKREYGARAYLAVSGGYLLQPVMNSHSTYSRGGFGGLCGRALQAGDVLPICSSFANPPRLNIPSGLLVGKQTSPVSIRVLHGREWAQFSESARHAFLCEPYAMTAASDRMGYRLEGPGLDLTQPRQLLSQSVAFGTVQVPAGGQPIVLMADRQTTGGYPRIAQVASVDLPKLAQLMPGDAVRFALIDLPTAQQLLVTRARTLKRLEAAH; encoded by the coding sequence ATGAGCATCCACGTGATCCGGCCCGGGTTGTTTTCCTCGTTCCAGGACAGCGGGCGCGTGGGTTTCCAGCATTGGGGCGTGCCGGTCAACGGCGCCATGGACCAGGACGCGCACGCGCTGGCCAACCTGTTGGTGGGCAACCCGACGAGCGCCGCGACCCTGGAAATGACCGTTCAAGGCCCGGTGCTGTGTTTTCAGGCGCAGGCGCTGATCGCACTGGCCGGCGCCGACCTGGGCGCCAGCCTGGACGGTGCCGAGCTGAAACCTGGGCAAGCCGTGCGGGTAAAACCGGGCACGGTACTGCGCTTCGAAAAGCGTGAATACGGCGCGCGGGCTTATCTCGCCGTGAGTGGCGGCTACCTGCTGCAACCGGTGATGAACAGCCACAGCACTTACAGCCGGGGAGGCTTTGGCGGGTTGTGCGGGCGCGCGTTGCAGGCCGGTGATGTGCTGCCCATTTGCTCATCTTTTGCCAACCCGCCGCGCTTGAATATTCCCTCGGGTTTGCTGGTCGGCAAGCAGACCAGCCCCGTTTCGATCCGCGTGCTGCATGGCCGTGAGTGGGCGCAGTTTTCGGAGTCGGCGCGGCATGCCTTTCTCTGCGAACCCTATGCGATGACCGCCGCGTCGGACCGTATGGGCTACCGATTGGAAGGCCCCGGCCTGGACCTCACCCAGCCCAGGCAATTGCTGTCGCAAAGCGTGGCCTTCGGCACCGTGCAAGTTCCCGCAGGCGGCCAGCCGATCGTGCTGATGGCCGACCGCCAAACCACCGGTGGCTACCCGCGCATCGCGCAGGTCGCGAGTGTGGATTTGCCCAAGCTGGCGCAACTGATGCCAGGCGATGCAGTGCGCTTTGCCCTGATTGATTTGCCCACCGCGCAGCAACTGCTCGTGACGCGTGCGCGCACGCTGAAACGATTGGAGGCCGCCCACTAA
- a CDS encoding 5-oxoprolinase subunit B family protein produces the protein MSDVDCEFRPVRAEQRWQFEPCGDSCIVVVFATVFSAHANRRAVAFSATLHDLLARGLLSGVTDVIPAMVSVGVHYSPDVFATLYPELSPYDAVAHVLDNALAQQQNVPRVTPKRLEIPVCYEGDYAPDLLDIASACNMSPGEVIAAHSGQWVDVLMVGFAPGHAYIGMHPPALKLARRAVPRTLVKQGSVGLANCQSVIYPADLPGGWNIIGRTPLPMFTPANQPPCLLSGGDQVRFVPITAREFEQLAGATR, from the coding sequence ATGTCTGACGTTGACTGTGAGTTTCGGCCCGTGCGTGCCGAACAGCGCTGGCAGTTCGAGCCCTGTGGCGACAGCTGCATCGTGGTGGTGTTTGCGACTGTGTTCAGTGCGCACGCCAACCGCCGCGCCGTGGCGTTCAGCGCAACCCTGCATGACCTGTTGGCGCGCGGGCTGCTCAGCGGCGTTACCGATGTGATCCCGGCGATGGTGTCGGTGGGTGTGCATTATTCCCCGGACGTGTTCGCTACGTTGTACCCCGAATTATCGCCTTACGACGCCGTTGCCCACGTGCTGGACAACGCGCTGGCACAGCAGCAGAACGTGCCGCGTGTGACCCCGAAACGGCTGGAAATCCCCGTGTGCTACGAGGGCGATTACGCCCCCGATCTGCTCGACATCGCCAGTGCCTGCAACATGAGCCCTGGCGAGGTAATCGCTGCGCACAGTGGGCAATGGGTGGATGTGCTGATGGTCGGTTTCGCGCCGGGCCACGCGTATATCGGCATGCACCCGCCCGCGCTGAAACTGGCGCGCCGGGCCGTGCCGCGCACGCTGGTCAAGCAAGGCAGCGTGGGCTTGGCCAACTGCCAGAGCGTGATCTACCCCGCCGATTTGCCGGGCGGCTGGAACATCATCGGCCGCACGCCGTTGCCAATGTTTACCCCGGCCAACCAGCCGCCGTGCCTGTTGAGCGGCGGCGATCAGGTGCGATTTGTGCCGATCACGGCGCGTGAATTTGAGCAACTGGCCGGAGCAACGCGATGA
- a CDS encoding VOC family protein translates to MSLSPFHLAIPVYDLAAARHFYGDVFGLSEGRSSAQWVDFDFYGHQLVIHEHPKTESQESVHSNPVDGHDVPVPHFGIILQWKQWEALAERLRARGTQFVIEPYIRFQGQVGEQATMFLFDPCGNALEFKAFKDMSLLFAK, encoded by the coding sequence GTGAGCCTTTCACCTTTCCATTTAGCTATTCCCGTCTACGACCTCGCCGCCGCTCGCCACTTCTATGGCGACGTGTTTGGCCTCTCCGAAGGTCGCTCCAGCGCCCAATGGGTCGACTTCGACTTTTACGGCCATCAGCTGGTGATTCACGAACACCCCAAGACTGAATCCCAGGAATCGGTGCACTCCAACCCGGTCGATGGCCACGACGTACCGGTCCCGCATTTCGGCATCATTTTGCAGTGGAAACAGTGGGAAGCCTTGGCCGAGCGCCTGCGAGCGCGTGGAACACAGTTTGTGATCGAACCCTACATTCGCTTCCAGGGCCAGGTCGGCGAGCAAGCCACCATGTTTCTGTTTGACCCGTGCGGCAACGCGCTGGAGTTCAAGGCGTTCAAAGACATGAGCCTGCTGTTCGCCAAGTAA
- a CDS encoding LysR family transcriptional regulator yields the protein MIRELRTFVSAARRGTFAAAGQQVGLTQSAVSAQIKHLEDALGVKLFDRTGRSATLNSAGQRAVPLAEEILDIFSRMGTPDRANNFHGSLRIGAIGSVQTGLLPKALVALKQRAPFIEVNLVPGVSLNLLSQVDAGELDLAIMIHPPFNLPKDLNIEVIAREPFVLITAKDVPGDDPLQILREQPFVRYDRGSFGGRQVTQFLKEQKIQTQQALELDELDAIVKMVRSGLGVSLVPLAGLWLEHDSDVRVLRLDALTFYREIVLLTKYTQRQLPLFELFRACVIEVLGAPK from the coding sequence ATGATCAGAGAGTTGAGGACGTTTGTCAGCGCGGCGCGGCGCGGCACCTTTGCCGCCGCCGGCCAGCAGGTGGGGCTGACGCAATCGGCGGTGAGCGCGCAAATCAAGCACCTTGAGGACGCGCTCGGGGTGAAGCTGTTTGACCGTACCGGCCGCTCCGCCACGCTCAACTCGGCAGGGCAGCGCGCGGTGCCGCTGGCGGAGGAAATCCTCGATATCTTCTCGCGCATGGGCACCCCGGACAGGGCCAATAACTTCCACGGTTCCTTGCGCATCGGCGCCATCGGCAGTGTGCAAACCGGCCTTTTGCCCAAGGCGCTGGTGGCGCTTAAACAGCGCGCGCCATTTATCGAGGTCAACCTGGTGCCGGGAGTTTCGCTGAACCTGCTCAGCCAGGTCGATGCCGGTGAGCTGGACCTGGCGATCATGATCCACCCGCCGTTCAACCTGCCCAAAGACCTGAACATCGAGGTCATCGCCCGCGAACCCTTTGTGCTGATTACCGCCAAGGACGTACCGGGCGACGACCCGTTGCAGATCCTGCGCGAGCAGCCCTTTGTGCGTTACGACCGTGGCTCGTTCGGCGGGCGCCAGGTCACGCAGTTTCTCAAGGAGCAGAAAATCCAGACGCAACAGGCACTGGAACTCGACGAGCTGGACGCCATCGTCAAGATGGTCCGCAGCGGCCTCGGCGTGTCCCTGGTGCCTTTGGCCGGTTTGTGGCTGGAACACGACAGCGACGTGCGGGTTTTGCGATTGGACGCGCTCACGTTCTATCGCGAAATTGTCCTGCTGACCAAGTACACCCAGCGCCAACTGCCACTCTTCGAGTTATTCAGGGCGTGCGTCATAGAAGTGCTGGGTGCGCCGAAGTAG
- a CDS encoding YeeE/YedE family protein: MSTSLSLAPARKPIAPLLAFIILVAGAVFLQNSVGSRQVLLLAVGAALGLTLYHAAFGFTSAWRVFINDRRGAGLRAQMVMLAVAVVLFFPALGAGTLFGQPVVGLVAPAGVSVVFGAFIFGIGMQLGGGCASGTLFTVGGGNARMLVTLFFFICGSLIATQHVDWWFALPAFPAVSIVKSFGVVPALLLSLAVFAIIAAVSVRLEKGRHGQLEAGVTSEHIGLRRFLRGPWPLVWGAIGLALLNYATLALAGRPWGITSAFALWGAKVASGLGVDVASWAFWQMPGNAKALAAPVWEDITSVMDIGIVLGALLAAGLAGRFAPSLNIPARSLVAAVIGGLLLGYGSRLAYGCNIGAYFSGIASGSLHGWVWLVAAFIGNSVGLRLRPWFFAGERPQVALSGC, from the coding sequence ATGAGCACCTCTCTCTCCCTGGCCCCCGCGCGCAAACCCATCGCGCCGCTGTTGGCGTTTATCATCCTGGTGGCGGGCGCCGTGTTCCTGCAAAACAGCGTCGGCTCGCGCCAGGTGCTGTTGCTGGCGGTCGGCGCGGCGCTGGGCTTGACCCTGTATCACGCCGCTTTCGGCTTCACCTCAGCCTGGCGCGTGTTCATCAATGATCGGCGTGGCGCCGGCTTGCGTGCACAGATGGTCATGCTGGCGGTGGCGGTCGTGCTGTTTTTCCCGGCGCTGGGCGCGGGCACATTGTTTGGTCAGCCGGTGGTCGGGCTGGTGGCGCCGGCCGGTGTTTCGGTGGTGTTCGGTGCGTTTATTTTTGGCATTGGCATGCAGTTGGGCGGTGGTTGTGCCTCGGGCACGTTGTTCACCGTGGGCGGCGGCAATGCGCGGATGTTGGTGACGCTGTTCTTCTTCATTTGCGGTTCGTTGATCGCCACCCAGCATGTCGACTGGTGGTTTGCGCTGCCGGCGTTCCCTGCGGTGTCCATCGTCAAAAGCTTCGGCGTCGTGCCGGCGTTGCTCTTGAGCCTGGCCGTGTTCGCGATCATTGCAGCGGTCAGCGTGCGATTGGAGAAGGGCCGTCATGGCCAGCTCGAAGCGGGCGTGACCAGCGAGCACATCGGCCTGCGCCGTTTCCTGCGCGGGCCATGGCCGTTGGTGTGGGGCGCGATTGGCCTGGCGTTGCTCAACTATGCAACCCTGGCGCTGGCCGGGCGACCATGGGGCATTACCTCGGCGTTCGCGTTGTGGGGCGCCAAGGTCGCCAGCGGTTTGGGTGTGGACGTGGCCAGCTGGGCGTTCTGGCAAATGCCGGGCAATGCCAAGGCCCTGGCCGCGCCGGTGTGGGAAGACATCACCAGCGTCATGGACATCGGTATTGTCCTCGGCGCGCTGTTGGCGGCAGGCCTGGCCGGGCGTTTCGCGCCCAGCTTGAACATCCCGGCGCGCTCGCTGGTGGCGGCGGTGATCGGTGGCCTGTTGCTGGGTTACGGTTCGCGACTGGCGTACGGGTGCAATATCGGCGCGTATTTCAGCGGTATCGCCTCGGGCAGCCTGCATGGCTGGGTGTGGTTGGTGGCGGCGTTTATCGGTAACAGCGTGGGCCTGCGATTGCGTCCATGGTTCTTTGCAGGCGAGCGGCCGCAGGTGGCATTGAGCGGTTGCTGA
- a CDS encoding MarR family winged helix-turn-helix transcriptional regulator, giving the protein MTDSSPGTASLAAELRISLGKLIRRLREQTHRDDFTTAQKSVLLRLDRDGPTTVSALARAESVRPQSMRITVAGLELMQAVSGKPDPADGRQTLIELTPTLRKHLTQSRAAKDDWLLRALQEQLSPQEQAELAAAVKLLERLADF; this is encoded by the coding sequence ATGACCGACTCTTCTCCTGGCACCGCCAGCCTGGCCGCCGAACTGCGCATCTCCCTCGGCAAGCTGATCCGCCGCCTGCGCGAGCAAACCCACCGCGACGATTTCACCACCGCGCAGAAGTCCGTGCTGCTGCGCCTGGACCGCGATGGCCCGACCACCGTGTCCGCCCTCGCCCGCGCTGAAAGCGTGCGCCCGCAATCGATGCGCATCACCGTGGCCGGGCTTGAGCTGATGCAGGCCGTCAGCGGCAAGCCGGACCCTGCGGATGGCCGGCAAACGCTGATCGAACTGACGCCCACCTTGCGAAAACACCTGACTCAAAGCCGCGCCGCCAAAGACGATTGGCTGCTGCGTGCGCTGCAAGAGCAACTCTCGCCCCAGGAACAAGCCGAACTCGCCGCTGCGGTGAAACTGCTGGAGCGCCTCGCCGATTTTTGA